Proteins encoded by one window of Calonectris borealis chromosome 32, bCalBor7.hap1.2, whole genome shotgun sequence:
- the SIPA1L3 gene encoding signal-induced proliferation-associated 1-like protein 3 isoform X1 codes for MDLLERDGPGDVAAPGASTEHRRPGEPCDSSAAKPGVAGFRSPVAERRRSSPSRRDGGNERPRPPASAWLRRRTMSSHRPPRHDGGDAEGCPPAFWAQNGSVPTAGGEAPRLAPATPAVPKMGVRARIADWPPKRDAVKDPPAGASPCREPAGSRDAACCRGFTGGQQPLTGVSGFKALHRLARRRSKDVEFQEGWPRSPARGLAPLRHRSSSEVTLSECDPEEPAEPRGTKLGGGTGLFREYGSTSSIDVQGISEQSFFDMLNEFRTKKPDRRAVTPERLGEAGFPPGSYPGIKAESRNGPRDELSAQSKEKSRRRCPKGDAGSESIFKKLRSGRNEGELGKEPEEPRAPEPGKAWVCQKSFAHYDVQSMLFDLNAVAVNRAVVAQRRNTTTGASAASAATVRAGGLGGSDPVFASTEDLNCKENLEHDVGDNTSNELLLSCPHFRNEIGGGGERNVSFSKASAGSPGVPTVEGGFPEPTLDVRPTNAGVSVLEVPKELQRNPNRLKHYSVEHVDLGARYYRDHFHGKEHSNYFGVDEKLGPVAVSIKREKLEDHKDHGPQYQYRIIFRTSELVTLRGSILEDATPTATKHGTVRGLPLKDALEYVIPELNIHCLRLALSTPKVTEQLLKLDEQGLCRRHKVGILYCKAGQSSEEEMYNNEEAGPPFEEFLSLLGEKVCLKAFSKYAAQLDTKTDSTGTHSLYTTYQDYEIMFHVSTMLPYTPNNRQQLLRKRHIGNDIVTIIFQEPGALPFTPQNIRSHFQHVFIIVRAHNPCADNVCYSVAVTRSKDVPPFGPPIPSGVTFRKSDVFRDFLLAKVINAENAAHKSDKFHTMATRTRQEYLKDLAENCVTNTPIDSAGKFNLISLASKKKEKTKARAGAEQHSAGAIAWRVSAQDFARGAEIACALGISNEFVVLLDLGAKEVVFNCFCGDVIGWTADASTVKIFYGRGDHIFIRAAEGGPEDIKEIVQRLKVMTDGCETVDMTLRRNGLGQLGFHVKYDGTVAEVEDYGFAWQAGLRQGSRLVEICKVAVVTLTHDQMIDLLRTSVTVKVVIIPPHEDGAPRRGWAESLEMSSAEPKGEAESLPSGYRPPYRSNAGWQWSGPASHNAAPAGKWAEPLPLGHGQAMGRAAKQPPVPYREPQPLHGKRPVSFPETPHPTSSSPAGAERAQPYRQPSGSFSAPGSAGTAYARYKPSPERYVASQRPPLPFEPHAGHDGPSSGDSSSGGLSSHESTMERHKPEPLWHVPAQSRLPGSGGSKRSGRQEPTGKDSPNRHSKGDAQYSSHSSSNTLSSNASSSHSDERWFDVPDPVETEPDPFSKGGSSDSGIDTALYACNPGGVGPKPPRPVPQRDKIPKIPSASGLQDDGVRSGDKKRESSPTVGAGKGYRHKTGTPAPSGTPAGSPDPFKQPSANSRLGYPGYKTPTTEAPRPPPGAQLSASVPKSFFSKQTVRNKHATGWKRPDDPPDPKKQVDATTKNVFGQPRLRASLRDLRSPRKNYKSTIEDDLKKLIIMDSAAPEPERDGSPQKGLQRTLSDESLCGGRRDVGYAAGAASLDADVLFASAYPSSTLPSRRQHPPAANGSLPEKKCEPKGNAGCSRHLRFRAVPGRGAGEAPPAPDRSRDDAVTGYGSRAGVVQPGERRKSLRSAASRLPLLPHRLGAEPRPPRAPREAADAAGGSPHQPGPPPGPAGEGVPAGSHAEAAPQRPAEGEAGQGGAAGGGGQPAAEQPPAAGGVAFGRPAAPPLRPHLLRRRGEGGAVSEGGGHRHPPWGHRHPPGDTDTPPG; via the exons atggatctgttggagcgg GACGGCCCGGGAGACGTGGCAGCGCCCGGCGCGAGCACCGAGCACCGACGCCCAGGAGAACCATGCGACAGCAGCGCGGCGAAGCCGGGAGTCGCGGGGTTTCGCTCGCCGGTAGCCGAACGGCGGCGATCGAGTCCGTCCCGGCGCGACGGCGGCAATGAACGGCCGCGTCCCCCTGCCTCGGCTTGGCTCCGTCGCCGGACCATGAGCTCCCACCGCCCCCCGCGGCACGACGGCGGCGATGCCGAGGGTTGCCCGCCGGCTTTTTGGGCGCAAAATGGCAGCGTGCCGACGGCAGGGGGCGAAGCCCCTCGTCTGGCCCCCGCCACGCCCGCCGTGCCCAAAATGGGGGTGCGCGCCCGCATTGCCGACTGGCCCCCCAAGAGAGACGCCGTCAAGGACCCTCCCGCCGGCGCCAGCCCGTGCCGGGAGCCGGCGGGCAGCCGGGATGCCGCTTGCTGCCGGGGTTTTACCGGCGGGCAGCAGCCCCTCACCGGCGTTTCGGGCTTCAAAGCCCTTCACCGCCTGGCGCGGCGGCGATCCAAGGACGTGGAATTTCAGGAGGGCTGGCCCCGTTCCCCGGCGAGGGGCTTGGCACCGCTGCGGCACCGGAGCAGCAGCGAGGTGACGTTAAGCGAGTGCGATCCGGAGGAGCCGGCGGAACCGCGGGGGAccaagctgggagggggcaccgggcTTTTCCGCGAGTACGGCAGCACCTCCTCCATCGACGTGCAGGGCATCTCGGAGCAGAGTTTTTTCGATATGCTCAATGAATTTCGGACCAAGAAGCCGGATCGGCGAGCCGTGACACCTGAGCGCCTCGGGGAAGCCGGTTTTCCTCCGGGATCGTATCCCGGCATCAAAGCGGAAAGTAGGAACGGGCCCCGGGACGAGCTGTCGGCGCAATCCAAGGAGAAATCCCGCAGGAGGTGTCCCAAAGGCGATGCCGGCAGCGAATCCATCTTCAAAAAGCTCCGGAGCGGCCGAAACGAGGGAGAGTTGGGGAAGGAGCCGGAGGAACCGCGGGCGCCGGAGCCGGGCAAGGCCTGGGTGTGCCAGAAGAGCTTCGCCCACTACGACGTGCAGAGCATGCTCTTCGACCTCAACGCCGTAGCCGTCAACCGAGCCGTGGTAGCCCAACGACGCAACACCACCACGGGCGCCTCGGCAGCTTCGGCCGCTACCGTTCGCGCCGGCGGTTTGGGAGGATCGGATCCGGTGTTTGCCAGCACCGAGGATCTTAACTGTAAGGAGAATTTGGAGCACGATGTGGGGGATAACACCAGCAACGAGCTTCTCCTCAGCTGCCCTCATTTCCGTAACGAGATCGGCGGCGGCGGTGAGCGAAATGTCAGCTTCTCCAAAGCCTCGGCGGGTTCTCCGGGGGTTCCGACGGTCGAGGGGGGTTTCCCGGAGCCCACCCTCGACGTACGTCCCACCAACGCCGGCGTCTCGGTGCTGGAGGTCCCTAAGGAGCTGCAGAGGAATCCCAACCGGCTCAAGCACTACAGCGTCGAGCACGTCGACCTCGGCGCTCGCTATTACCGGGACCATTTCCACGGCAAAG AGCACTCTAACTACTTCGGAGTGGACGAGAAGCTGGGCCCGGTGGCCGTCAGCATCAAACGGGAAAAGCTGGAAGACCACAAGGACCACGGCCCCCAGTACCAGTACAGGATCATCTTCCGGACCAGCGAG CTCGTCACCCTGCGCGGCTCCATCCTGGAGGATGCCACCCCCACCGCCACCAAGCACGGGACGGTTCGGGGGCTCCCGCTGAAGGACGCCCTGGAATACGTCATTCCGGAGCTCAACATCCACTGCCTGCGCCTGGCCCTCAGCACGCCCAAAGTCACCGAGCAGCTCCTCAAGCTGGACGAGCAAGGG CTCTGCCGGAGGCACAAGGTGGGAATTCTCTACTGCAAAGCCGGGCAGAGCTCGGAGGAGGAGATGTACAACAACGAGGAAGCGGGACCCCCCTTCGAGGAATTCCTCTCCCTCCTCGGGGAGAAGGTTTGCCTGAAAGCCTTCAGCAAGTACGCGGCCCAGCTGGACACCAAGA CCGATTCTACGGGCACCCACTCCCTCTACACCACCTACCAGGACTACGAAATCATGTTCCACGTCTCCACCATGCTCCCCTACACCCCCAACAACCGGCAGCAG CTGCTGAGGAAGAGGCACATCGGGAACGACATCGTCACCATCATCTTCCAAGAGCCCGGAGCGCTGCCCTTCACCCCCCAAAACATCCGTTCCCACTTCCAGCACGTCTTCATCATCGTCCGAGCCCACAACCCCTGCGCCGACAACGTCTGTTATAG CGTGGCCGTCACCAGATCCAAAGACGTCCCGCCCTTcggcccccccatccccagcggcGTCACCTTCCGCAAATCCGACGTCTTCCGAGATTTCTTGCTGGCCAAGGTGATCAACGCGGAGAATGCCGCTCACAAATCGGACAAATTTCACACCATGGCCACGCGAACCCGGCAGGAATATCTGAAGGATCTGGCTGAAAACTGCGTCACCAACACTCCCATCGATTCCGCTGGGAAGTTCAACCTCATCTCACTGGCTTCCAAAAAGAAGGAGAAGACGAAAGCCCGAGCGGGAGCCGAGCAGCACAGCGCGGGGGCCATCGCCTGGCGCGTCTCTGCTCAAGATTTCGCCCGAGGAGCGGAGATCGCTTGCGCTTTGGGTATTTCCAACGAATTCGTGGTCCTGCTCGACCTCGGCGCCAAGGAGGTGGTCTTCAACTGCTTCTGCGGGGACGTCATCGGCTGGACCGCCGACGCTTCCACCGTCAAGATCTTCTACGGCCGAGGAGATCACATCTTCATCCGGGCGGCTGAGGGCGGCCCCGAGGACATCAAGGAGATCGTGCAGAGGCTGAAG GTGATGACAGACGGCTGCGAGACGGTGGACATGACCTTGAGGAGGAACGGGCTGGGTCAACTGGGTTTCCACGTGAAATACGACGGGACGGTGGCCGAGGTGGAGGATTACGGTTTCGCTTGGCAAGCCGGCTTACGACAGGGCAGCCGCTTGGTGGAGATCTGCAAGGTGGCGGTGGTAACGCTGACCCACGACCAGATGATCGATCTGCTACGTACCTCCGTCACCGTCAAGGTCGTTATCATCCCGCCCCACGAGGACGGAGCCCCTCGCAG GGGCTGGGCTGAGTCCTTGGAGATGAGCAGCGCGGAGCCGAAGGGAGAGGCGGAGAGTTTGCCGTCCGGCTACCGTCCGCCGTACCGGAGCAACGCCGGCTGGCAGTGGAGCGGGCCGGCCTCGCACAACGCGGCCCCGGCGGGTAAATGGGCTGAGCCGCTGCCCCTCGGCCACGGGCAGGCGATGGGCCGGGCCGCCAAGCAGCCCCCCGTGCCCTACCGGGAGCCGCAGCCCCTGCACGGCAAGAG GCCGGTCAGCTTTCCCGAAaccccccatcccacctcctcctCGCCGGCGGGAGCAGAGAGAGCGCAGCCGTACCGGCAGCCGTCGGGCAGCTTCTCcgcgccgggcagcgccgggacGGCCTACGCTCGCTATAAACCCTCTCCGGAGCG GTACGTTGCCTCGCAGCGACCGCCGTTGCCCTTCGAGCCGCACGCTGGCCACGACGGCCCCTCCAGCGGTGACTCCTCATCTGGGGGGCTCAGTAGCCACGAGAGCACCATGGAGCGGCACAAACCGG AGCCGCTGTGGCACGTGCCGGCGCAGTCCAGGTTGCCAGGGAGCGGCGGGAGCAAGCGATCCGGCAGGCAGGAGCCAACGGGCAAGGACTCTCCCAACCGGCATTCCAAG GGTGACGCGCAATATTCGAGCCACTCCAGCAGCAACACGCTCTCCAGCAACGCCTCCAGCAGCCACAGCGACGAACGTTGGTTCGACGTTCCCGATCCCGTCGAAACCGAACCGGATCCCTTTTCCAAAGGAGGTTCCAGCGATAGCGGAATCGACACCGCTCTTTACGCCTGCAATCCTGGGGGGGTCGGCCCCAAACCCCCCCGCCCGGTACCGCAGAGGGACAAGATCCCCAAAATCCCCTCGGCATCCGGTTTGCAGGATGACGGCGTCCGTTCCGGCGACAAGAAGAGGGAATCCTCCCCCACCGTCGGCGCGGGTAAAGGCTACCGGCACAAAACGGGGACCCCCGCACCTTCGGGGACCCCCGCCGGCAGCCCTGACCCCTTCAAGCAGCCCAG CGCAAACTCGCGGTTGGGCTACCCCGGCTACAAAACCCCCACGACAgaagccccccggcccccccccggcgcccAGCTCTCCGCTTCCGTCCCCAAATCCTTCTTCTCCAAGCAGACGGTCAGGAACAAACACGCCACTGGCTGGAAGCGCCCCGACGACCCCCCGGACCCCAAAAA GCAGGTGGACGCGACCACCAAGAACGTTTTCGGGCAGCCGCGGCTGCGGGCGTCGCTGCGGGACCTGCGCTCCCCCCGCAAGAACTACAAATCCACCATCGAGGACGACCTCAAGAAGCTCATCATCATGGACAGCGCGGCCCCGGAGCCCGAGAGAGACGGG TCGCCGCAGAAAGGTCTCCAGCGGACGCTATCGGATGAGAGCCTTTGCGGCGGGCGCCGGGACGTCGGTTACGCCGCCGGCGCGGCGTCCTTAGACGCCGACGTCCTCTTCGCCAGCGCCTACCCctccagcaccctgcccagccgCCGGCAGCACCCCCCCGCCGCCAACGGCAGCCTCCCCGAGAAGAAATGTGAGCCAAAAGGGAATGCGGGgtgcag CCGCCATCTCCGCTTCCGAGCTGTCCCTGGCCGAGGCGCGGGAGAAGCCCCCCCTGCGCCGGATCGATCCCGGGATGATGCCGTTACCGGATACGGCAGCCGGGCTGGAGTGGTCCAGCCTGGTGAACGCCGCAAAAGCTTACGAAG TGCAGCGAGCcgtctccctcttctccctcacCGACTCGGCGCTGAGCCCcgacccccccgcgccccccgagaGGCAGCCGACGCCGCGGGGGGCTCCCCCCATCAG CCAGGCCCCCCCCCTGGACCTGCCGGGGAAGGTGTCCCAGCTGGAAGCCATGCTGAAGCAGCTCCACAGCGACCTGCAGAAG gagaagCAGGACAAGGTGGTGCTGCAGGCGGAGGTGGCCAACCTGCGGCAGAACAACCGCCGGCTGCAGGAGGAGTCGCATTCGGCCGCCCGGCAGCTCCGCCGCTTCGCCCGCATCTTCTCCGGCGCCGTGGAGAAGGAGGAGCTGTGAGCGAGGGGGGGGGACACCGACACCCCCCCTGGGGACACCGGCACCCTCCTGGGGACACCGACACCCCCCCGGGGTGA
- the SIPA1L3 gene encoding signal-induced proliferation-associated 1-like protein 3 isoform X2: MDLLERDGPGDVAAPGASTEHRRPGEPCDSSAAKPGVAGFRSPVAERRRSSPSRRDGGNERPRPPASAWLRRRTMSSHRPPRHDGGDAEGCPPAFWAQNGSVPTAGGEAPRLAPATPAVPKMGVRARIADWPPKRDAVKDPPAGASPCREPAGSRDAACCRGFTGGQQPLTGVSGFKALHRLARRRSKDVEFQEGWPRSPARGLAPLRHRSSSEVTLSECDPEEPAEPRGTKLGGGTGLFREYGSTSSIDVQGISEQSFFDMLNEFRTKKPDRRAVTPERLGEAGFPPGSYPGIKAESRNGPRDELSAQSKEKSRRRCPKGDAGSESIFKKLRSGRNEGELGKEPEEPRAPEPGKAWVCQKSFAHYDVQSMLFDLNAVAVNRAVVAQRRNTTTGASAASAATVRAGGLGGSDPVFASTEDLNCKENLEHDVGDNTSNELLLSCPHFRNEIGGGGERNVSFSKASAGSPGVPTVEGGFPEPTLDVRPTNAGVSVLEVPKELQRNPNRLKHYSVEHVDLGARYYRDHFHGKEHSNYFGVDEKLGPVAVSIKREKLEDHKDHGPQYQYRIIFRTSELVTLRGSILEDATPTATKHGTVRGLPLKDALEYVIPELNIHCLRLALSTPKVTEQLLKLDEQGLCRRHKVGILYCKAGQSSEEEMYNNEEAGPPFEEFLSLLGEKVCLKAFSKYAAQLDTKTDSTGTHSLYTTYQDYEIMFHVSTMLPYTPNNRQQLLRKRHIGNDIVTIIFQEPGALPFTPQNIRSHFQHVFIIVRAHNPCADNVCYSVAVTRSKDVPPFGPPIPSGVTFRKSDVFRDFLLAKVINAENAAHKSDKFHTMATRTRQEYLKDLAENCVTNTPIDSAGKFNLISLASKKKEKTKARAGAEQHSAGAIAWRVSAQDFARGAEIACALGISNEFVVLLDLGAKEVVFNCFCGDVIGWTADASTVKIFYGRGDHIFIRAAEGGPEDIKEIVQRLKVMTDGCETVDMTLRRNGLGQLGFHVKYDGTVAEVEDYGFAWQAGLRQGSRLVEICKVAVVTLTHDQMIDLLRTSVTVKVVIIPPHEDGAPRRGWAESLEMSSAEPKGEAESLPSGYRPPYRSNAGWQWSGPASHNAAPAGKWAEPLPLGHGQAMGRAAKQPPVPYREPQPLHGKRPVSFPETPHPTSSSPAGAERAQPYRQPSGSFSAPGSAGTAYARYKPSPERYVASQRPPLPFEPHAGHDGPSSGDSSSGGLSSHESTMERHKPEPLWHVPAQSRLPGSGGSKRSGRQEPTGKDSPNRHSKGDAQYSSHSSSNTLSSNASSSHSDERWFDVPDPVETEPDPFSKGGSSDSGIDTALYACNPGGVGPKPPRPVPQRDKIPKIPSASGLQDDGVRSGDKKRESSPTVGAGKGYRHKTGTPAPSGTPAGSPDPFKQPSANSRLGYPGYKTPTTEAPRPPPGAQLSASVPKSFFSKQTVRNKHATGWKRPDDPPDPKKQVDATTKNVFGQPRLRASLRDLRSPRKNYKSTIEDDLKKLIIMDSAAPEPERDGSPQKGLQRTLSDESLCGGRRDVGYAAGAASLDADVLFASAYPSSTLPSRRQHPPAANGSLPEKKSAISASELSLAEAREKPPLRRIDPGMMPLPDTAAGLEWSSLVNAAKAYEVQRAVSLFSLTDSALSPDPPAPPERQPTPRGAPPISQAPPLDLPGKVSQLEAMLKQLHSDLQKEKQDKVVLQAEVANLRQNNRRLQEESHSAARQLRRFARIFSGAVEKEEL; encoded by the exons atggatctgttggagcgg GACGGCCCGGGAGACGTGGCAGCGCCCGGCGCGAGCACCGAGCACCGACGCCCAGGAGAACCATGCGACAGCAGCGCGGCGAAGCCGGGAGTCGCGGGGTTTCGCTCGCCGGTAGCCGAACGGCGGCGATCGAGTCCGTCCCGGCGCGACGGCGGCAATGAACGGCCGCGTCCCCCTGCCTCGGCTTGGCTCCGTCGCCGGACCATGAGCTCCCACCGCCCCCCGCGGCACGACGGCGGCGATGCCGAGGGTTGCCCGCCGGCTTTTTGGGCGCAAAATGGCAGCGTGCCGACGGCAGGGGGCGAAGCCCCTCGTCTGGCCCCCGCCACGCCCGCCGTGCCCAAAATGGGGGTGCGCGCCCGCATTGCCGACTGGCCCCCCAAGAGAGACGCCGTCAAGGACCCTCCCGCCGGCGCCAGCCCGTGCCGGGAGCCGGCGGGCAGCCGGGATGCCGCTTGCTGCCGGGGTTTTACCGGCGGGCAGCAGCCCCTCACCGGCGTTTCGGGCTTCAAAGCCCTTCACCGCCTGGCGCGGCGGCGATCCAAGGACGTGGAATTTCAGGAGGGCTGGCCCCGTTCCCCGGCGAGGGGCTTGGCACCGCTGCGGCACCGGAGCAGCAGCGAGGTGACGTTAAGCGAGTGCGATCCGGAGGAGCCGGCGGAACCGCGGGGGAccaagctgggagggggcaccgggcTTTTCCGCGAGTACGGCAGCACCTCCTCCATCGACGTGCAGGGCATCTCGGAGCAGAGTTTTTTCGATATGCTCAATGAATTTCGGACCAAGAAGCCGGATCGGCGAGCCGTGACACCTGAGCGCCTCGGGGAAGCCGGTTTTCCTCCGGGATCGTATCCCGGCATCAAAGCGGAAAGTAGGAACGGGCCCCGGGACGAGCTGTCGGCGCAATCCAAGGAGAAATCCCGCAGGAGGTGTCCCAAAGGCGATGCCGGCAGCGAATCCATCTTCAAAAAGCTCCGGAGCGGCCGAAACGAGGGAGAGTTGGGGAAGGAGCCGGAGGAACCGCGGGCGCCGGAGCCGGGCAAGGCCTGGGTGTGCCAGAAGAGCTTCGCCCACTACGACGTGCAGAGCATGCTCTTCGACCTCAACGCCGTAGCCGTCAACCGAGCCGTGGTAGCCCAACGACGCAACACCACCACGGGCGCCTCGGCAGCTTCGGCCGCTACCGTTCGCGCCGGCGGTTTGGGAGGATCGGATCCGGTGTTTGCCAGCACCGAGGATCTTAACTGTAAGGAGAATTTGGAGCACGATGTGGGGGATAACACCAGCAACGAGCTTCTCCTCAGCTGCCCTCATTTCCGTAACGAGATCGGCGGCGGCGGTGAGCGAAATGTCAGCTTCTCCAAAGCCTCGGCGGGTTCTCCGGGGGTTCCGACGGTCGAGGGGGGTTTCCCGGAGCCCACCCTCGACGTACGTCCCACCAACGCCGGCGTCTCGGTGCTGGAGGTCCCTAAGGAGCTGCAGAGGAATCCCAACCGGCTCAAGCACTACAGCGTCGAGCACGTCGACCTCGGCGCTCGCTATTACCGGGACCATTTCCACGGCAAAG AGCACTCTAACTACTTCGGAGTGGACGAGAAGCTGGGCCCGGTGGCCGTCAGCATCAAACGGGAAAAGCTGGAAGACCACAAGGACCACGGCCCCCAGTACCAGTACAGGATCATCTTCCGGACCAGCGAG CTCGTCACCCTGCGCGGCTCCATCCTGGAGGATGCCACCCCCACCGCCACCAAGCACGGGACGGTTCGGGGGCTCCCGCTGAAGGACGCCCTGGAATACGTCATTCCGGAGCTCAACATCCACTGCCTGCGCCTGGCCCTCAGCACGCCCAAAGTCACCGAGCAGCTCCTCAAGCTGGACGAGCAAGGG CTCTGCCGGAGGCACAAGGTGGGAATTCTCTACTGCAAAGCCGGGCAGAGCTCGGAGGAGGAGATGTACAACAACGAGGAAGCGGGACCCCCCTTCGAGGAATTCCTCTCCCTCCTCGGGGAGAAGGTTTGCCTGAAAGCCTTCAGCAAGTACGCGGCCCAGCTGGACACCAAGA CCGATTCTACGGGCACCCACTCCCTCTACACCACCTACCAGGACTACGAAATCATGTTCCACGTCTCCACCATGCTCCCCTACACCCCCAACAACCGGCAGCAG CTGCTGAGGAAGAGGCACATCGGGAACGACATCGTCACCATCATCTTCCAAGAGCCCGGAGCGCTGCCCTTCACCCCCCAAAACATCCGTTCCCACTTCCAGCACGTCTTCATCATCGTCCGAGCCCACAACCCCTGCGCCGACAACGTCTGTTATAG CGTGGCCGTCACCAGATCCAAAGACGTCCCGCCCTTcggcccccccatccccagcggcGTCACCTTCCGCAAATCCGACGTCTTCCGAGATTTCTTGCTGGCCAAGGTGATCAACGCGGAGAATGCCGCTCACAAATCGGACAAATTTCACACCATGGCCACGCGAACCCGGCAGGAATATCTGAAGGATCTGGCTGAAAACTGCGTCACCAACACTCCCATCGATTCCGCTGGGAAGTTCAACCTCATCTCACTGGCTTCCAAAAAGAAGGAGAAGACGAAAGCCCGAGCGGGAGCCGAGCAGCACAGCGCGGGGGCCATCGCCTGGCGCGTCTCTGCTCAAGATTTCGCCCGAGGAGCGGAGATCGCTTGCGCTTTGGGTATTTCCAACGAATTCGTGGTCCTGCTCGACCTCGGCGCCAAGGAGGTGGTCTTCAACTGCTTCTGCGGGGACGTCATCGGCTGGACCGCCGACGCTTCCACCGTCAAGATCTTCTACGGCCGAGGAGATCACATCTTCATCCGGGCGGCTGAGGGCGGCCCCGAGGACATCAAGGAGATCGTGCAGAGGCTGAAG GTGATGACAGACGGCTGCGAGACGGTGGACATGACCTTGAGGAGGAACGGGCTGGGTCAACTGGGTTTCCACGTGAAATACGACGGGACGGTGGCCGAGGTGGAGGATTACGGTTTCGCTTGGCAAGCCGGCTTACGACAGGGCAGCCGCTTGGTGGAGATCTGCAAGGTGGCGGTGGTAACGCTGACCCACGACCAGATGATCGATCTGCTACGTACCTCCGTCACCGTCAAGGTCGTTATCATCCCGCCCCACGAGGACGGAGCCCCTCGCAG GGGCTGGGCTGAGTCCTTGGAGATGAGCAGCGCGGAGCCGAAGGGAGAGGCGGAGAGTTTGCCGTCCGGCTACCGTCCGCCGTACCGGAGCAACGCCGGCTGGCAGTGGAGCGGGCCGGCCTCGCACAACGCGGCCCCGGCGGGTAAATGGGCTGAGCCGCTGCCCCTCGGCCACGGGCAGGCGATGGGCCGGGCCGCCAAGCAGCCCCCCGTGCCCTACCGGGAGCCGCAGCCCCTGCACGGCAAGAG GCCGGTCAGCTTTCCCGAAaccccccatcccacctcctcctCGCCGGCGGGAGCAGAGAGAGCGCAGCCGTACCGGCAGCCGTCGGGCAGCTTCTCcgcgccgggcagcgccgggacGGCCTACGCTCGCTATAAACCCTCTCCGGAGCG GTACGTTGCCTCGCAGCGACCGCCGTTGCCCTTCGAGCCGCACGCTGGCCACGACGGCCCCTCCAGCGGTGACTCCTCATCTGGGGGGCTCAGTAGCCACGAGAGCACCATGGAGCGGCACAAACCGG AGCCGCTGTGGCACGTGCCGGCGCAGTCCAGGTTGCCAGGGAGCGGCGGGAGCAAGCGATCCGGCAGGCAGGAGCCAACGGGCAAGGACTCTCCCAACCGGCATTCCAAG GGTGACGCGCAATATTCGAGCCACTCCAGCAGCAACACGCTCTCCAGCAACGCCTCCAGCAGCCACAGCGACGAACGTTGGTTCGACGTTCCCGATCCCGTCGAAACCGAACCGGATCCCTTTTCCAAAGGAGGTTCCAGCGATAGCGGAATCGACACCGCTCTTTACGCCTGCAATCCTGGGGGGGTCGGCCCCAAACCCCCCCGCCCGGTACCGCAGAGGGACAAGATCCCCAAAATCCCCTCGGCATCCGGTTTGCAGGATGACGGCGTCCGTTCCGGCGACAAGAAGAGGGAATCCTCCCCCACCGTCGGCGCGGGTAAAGGCTACCGGCACAAAACGGGGACCCCCGCACCTTCGGGGACCCCCGCCGGCAGCCCTGACCCCTTCAAGCAGCCCAG CGCAAACTCGCGGTTGGGCTACCCCGGCTACAAAACCCCCACGACAgaagccccccggcccccccccggcgcccAGCTCTCCGCTTCCGTCCCCAAATCCTTCTTCTCCAAGCAGACGGTCAGGAACAAACACGCCACTGGCTGGAAGCGCCCCGACGACCCCCCGGACCCCAAAAA GCAGGTGGACGCGACCACCAAGAACGTTTTCGGGCAGCCGCGGCTGCGGGCGTCGCTGCGGGACCTGCGCTCCCCCCGCAAGAACTACAAATCCACCATCGAGGACGACCTCAAGAAGCTCATCATCATGGACAGCGCGGCCCCGGAGCCCGAGAGAGACGGG TCGCCGCAGAAAGGTCTCCAGCGGACGCTATCGGATGAGAGCCTTTGCGGCGGGCGCCGGGACGTCGGTTACGCCGCCGGCGCGGCGTCCTTAGACGCCGACGTCCTCTTCGCCAGCGCCTACCCctccagcaccctgcccagccgCCGGCAGCACCCCCCCGCCGCCAACGGCAGCCTCCCCGAGAAGAAAT CCGCCATCTCCGCTTCCGAGCTGTCCCTGGCCGAGGCGCGGGAGAAGCCCCCCCTGCGCCGGATCGATCCCGGGATGATGCCGTTACCGGATACGGCAGCCGGGCTGGAGTGGTCCAGCCTGGTGAACGCCGCAAAAGCTTACGAAG TGCAGCGAGCcgtctccctcttctccctcacCGACTCGGCGCTGAGCCCcgacccccccgcgccccccgagaGGCAGCCGACGCCGCGGGGGGCTCCCCCCATCAG CCAGGCCCCCCCCCTGGACCTGCCGGGGAAGGTGTCCCAGCTGGAAGCCATGCTGAAGCAGCTCCACAGCGACCTGCAGAAG gagaagCAGGACAAGGTGGTGCTGCAGGCGGAGGTGGCCAACCTGCGGCAGAACAACCGCCGGCTGCAGGAGGAGTCGCATTCGGCCGCCCGGCAGCTCCGCCGCTTCGCCCGCATCTTCTCCGGCGCCGTGGAGAAGGAGGAGCTGTGA